The sequence CGGCCAGGAGCGGGCGCAGTGAGGCGGGGACGTCGTCGGGGAGGCAGGGCCGGACCTGCTCGTCGTCCGTGGCGTACGGGCTCATCTGCGACTCGTGGTCGAAGCCGCGTATGAGCACGCCGGGCGGGGTGAAGTGGACGGAGAAGTCGTCGCCCGCTCCGTTCTTCATCGAGGCCGTTTCCACGCCGGCGGGACCCTTGGTGCCGTCGAAGGTGTAGCGGCGGAACCTCGGATCGTCGCCCATCGCGGCGTTCAGAACGGACAACGCACGCACACGCGTGCGGAGTTCGGCGGGGTCCGGCAGAGCGGTTGCGGTCTCGTGCGCAGTGCTCATGACGCCATGGAAGCAGCCGTCACTGACAACCACCCGCACGTTAGCCCTCAGCCGGCTGTGGCCGCCGCCCCAGCCGCCTGCGGGACCAGCACACTCTGTACGGCCGGGCCCACCAGTGCGACGAGTGTCTCCCGTTCCGCGCCGGTCAGGGTCGGGACGCCGACGATGCCCCGTCCCACCATCAGTCCCACGAGCATCGACGACACGAGCCCCGCCCGGAGCGTCGCGTCGCCGACGTCGCGCGAGGCGATGGCGTCGACCAGCAGTCGCTCCTGGAGGAACTCCCGTAGCTGCTCGTTCGCCTGATCGTTGACGATCGAGCCCCGCAACATCGCCATCAGTGGCTCCGAGCTCCGGGCGTCGCCCTCCCAGATGTCGATGAAGGCGCGCACCACGCGTTCGCCGAGGTCGTCGTCGGTCCCCTCGAACGCCGCGCTGAAGCGCGTCAGCGCGTCCGTGGGGATGGACATGACGGCGGCGAACAGTTCGTTCTTCGACCGGAAGAACTGCATCACCAGGGACGCGTCCACCCCTGCGTCCGCCGCGACCCGCCGGATCGTGGTCGCGGTGAAGCCGTCGGTCGCGAAGCGGGCGCGGGCCGCGTCGAGGACGGCCTGGCGGGTCGTGTTCGTCCCGGGTCGGCGTCCGCGGCGCGCGGCGGTGGCAGGGCTCGTGTGCGCGGTCATGTCCTCAACGTACCTCCCGGGATCTACCTCTCGACGGGTGGATATCAACGATCGTGGAGTTAGAAACTCAACAGGGGTTGAGTTAAAAGCTCTGCGGACTTACGGTCGATTTGTTGCGCCGGAGCCGCCCGTTCCCAGGCGCAGGCGCAGAAACATGAGGAGCTCACCATGAGTGACGACCAGAGGGTGTACACGCCGTCCCAGCCGCTGGAGCCGGGGCCCCGTTACGGGATCCTCAGCGGGTTCGAGCCCGGGACCCGGACGCTGGAGGCGGGGTTCCGGATCGCGCCGCCGTTCCGGGCCCTGCCGGTCGACATCGTTCTGGAGAAGGACGTTTCGGTCACCCTGCGCGACGGCGTCACGATTCACGTCGACGTCTTCCGGCCCGCCGGGGCGGAGCGGGTGCCCGTCATCGTGGCGTGGAGCCCGTACGGGAAGGGGCAGGGCACGTCCGCCAGTGTCATGGGCATCTTCGGCATGGTCGGGCTGGACAACGGGGTCGTCTCGGGGCTGGCGAAGTTCGAGGGGCCGGACCCGGCGTACTGGTGCGCGCACGGCTACGCCATCTGCAACCCGGATATCCGGGGCGTCGTGGACTCCGAGGGCGACAGCGTCGTATGGGACCGGCAGGAGGGCCGGGACTGCTACGACCTCGTCGAGTGGCTGGCCGGCCAGGAGTGGTGCACCGGCAAGGTCGCGATGAGCGGAACCTCGTACCTCGCGGTCTCGCAGTGGTTCACCGCCGCCGAACAGCCGCCCCACCTGGCGGCGGTCAACCCGTGGGAGGGCGTGAGCGATGTCTACCGCGACCTGGTGATGCGCGGCGGCATGCCCGACACCGGCTTCGCCGAGCAACTCCAGAACAACAGCTTCTGGGGCAAGGGCCGGCGGGAGGACATCCTCGCGGAGGCCGAGCGGTACCCGCTGGTGAACGAGCTGTGGGAGAACAAGATCCCGCAGTTCGAGAAGATCACCGTGCCCGCGTACGTCGTCGCCAGCTACTCCAACACGCTGCACACCGCAGGCACCTTCCGTGCGTGGCGGCGGATGGCCTCCGAGCAGAAGTGGCTCCGCGTCCACAACAGCCAGGAATGGCCCGACTACTACGACGCGGACAACACGGAGGATCTGCGCCGGTTCTTCGACCACTTCCTCAAGGGTGAGGAGAACGGCTGGGAGCAGACGCCCCGCGTGCGCTACTCCCTCCTCGACCTCCAGGGCGGCGACCAGGTGAACGTACCGGCGGACCGGTTCCCGCCGGCGGACGTCACATCGGCGAGGTTCTACCTCGACGGGCGCTCCCGGACCCTGGCCACGGCAGCGCCCACCGCCGGGGCGACGGCGGGTTACGTCGTCGGGTCCAACCCGGACGCGGTGTCGTTCGTGACGCGCTTCGACCAGGAGACCGTGCTCGTCGGATACCCGAAGGCGCATCTGTGGGTCGAGGCGGAGGGCTCCGACGACATGGACCTGTTCCTCCTTGTCCAGAAGCTGGACGCCCACGGCACGCCGTTGCAGCAGTTCACCGTCCCCAACCAAGGCGCGATGATCCAGGATGTGACTGAGCGGGGGGCCTCGATCCTGCGGTACAAGGGCGCGGACGGACGTCTGCGCGTCTCGATGCGCCACCTGGACAAGGCCCTGTCCACCGAGGACGTTCCCGCCCACAGCTTCGACCGGGTCGAGAAGCTTTTCCACGGCGAGGTCGTCGAGGTGGAGATCGACCTGCTCCCGCTCGGGCTCGCCTTCCACCCGGGCGAACAGCTGCGCCTCGTCATCAGCGGGCGGTCGCTCCTGGGCACGATGATGCCGGGGAACCGGGAGTACGTCCCGGCCAACAGCGGCCGGCACGTCATCCACACCGGGGGTGACCACGCCTCCTACCTCCAGCTCCCGGTCAGGACCGCGTAACCCTGGCGGAGGAGGGGCGGAGCCGGGTGCCGACGCGGCGGGCGGGTCCGGGCCCATCGCAGATCGGAACCGGGAGAGAGATCGGACCCGGGGAGAAGCGGTTCCGCCCCTGAGCCGGTGGGTAAGTGACGGATAGGTCCCCTTGGGGAGGCTGATCCGATGCCGTGGTTCGCATGGTTGCTCGCCGCCGCGGCGCTTGGCGCTGCGGAGTTCTTCACCCTGACGCTGGTCTTCGGGCTGCTGGCCGGCGCCGCGCTGGTCGCCGCTGTCGTGGCCGGTGTGGGCATCGGCCTGCTCGGCCAGCTGGTCGCGCTCGCCCTGGCCGCCGTGGCGGGGCTCGTCCTCGTGCGGCCCGTCGCCCTGCGGGCCCTGGACCGCGGACCCGTCACGCATGAGGGCAGCGATGCCTTGATCGGCAAGCGGGCCGAGGTGATGCAGGAGGTGACCGCGACCCACGGCCTGGTCAAGGTCTCCGGTGAGGAATGGTCCGCCCGGGCTCTCGACGAGAGCCATGTGATCCCGGTGGGAGCGCTGGTGGACGTCATGGAGATCGAGGGCGCCACAGCTGTCGTGTACCCGCGCGAGCTTCTTCCGTGAACACGTGAAACACGTGACCACGTGAACGGCCGAACGGCTGAACACCTAGCGAGGGAGGACGCATGGACCCGGTGGTCATCCCGATTCTTGTGGCGGCGATCGTCGTTGTCTTTCTGGTTTCCGCCACGGTGCGGATCGTTCCGCAGGCGCGCCGCTACAACATCGAGCGGTTCGGGCGGTATCGCCGGACGCTCCAGCCCGGCCTGAACTTCGTCCTTCCGGTGGCGGACCGGGTCAACACCAAACTCGACGTCCGCGAGCAGGTGTACTCGTCCGACCCCAAACCCGTGATCACCGAGGACAACCTCGTGGTCAACATCGACACCGTGCTCTACTACCAGATCACCGACCCGCGAGCGGCCGCCTACGAGGTCGCCGACTATTTGCAGGCCATCGATCAGCTGACCGTGACCACGCTGCGTAACGTCATCGGCTCCATGGACCTGGAGGGGACCCTCACCTCGCGTGAGGAGATCAACGCCCGGCTCCGCGCCGTCCTCGACGATGCGACCGGCAAGTGGGGCATCCGGGTCAACCGCGTCGAGATCAAGGCCATCGACCCGCCGAACACCATCAAAGAGGCGATGGAGAAGCAGATGCGGGCCGAGCGGGACAAGCGCGCGGCCATCCTGCACGCGGAAGGCGAGCGGCAGGCCAAGATCCTCACCGCCGAGGGTACGAAGCAGAAGGACATCCTGGAGGCCCAGGGCACGCAGCAGGCCATGATCCTGCGGGCGGACGGCGAGTCCAAGGCGGTGGAGCTGGTCTTCCAGTCCGTCCACCGCAACAACGCCGACGCGAAGGTCCTGGCCTACAAGTACCTGGAGACCCTCCCGCATCTGGCGCAGAGCGACAACAACACCTTCTGGGTCATCCCGGGCGAGCTGACCGAGGCCGTCCGTGCCGTCACCAGCGCCTTCGGCGACCGGTCGGAGATGGGCTCCCCCGTCTCCGCGGAGCGCGAGCGAGAGGAAGCTGCCGACGACGCCACGCCGGACGAGGCCGGCGCTCCGGAGATCGAGGCGGACCCGACGCTCGCCCTGGACGCCGCCACGGCCGCCGACGAGGTCGCCAAGCAGGCCGCGGCGGCGGTGAGCGACGCGAAGGCCGAGGCCGAGGCGGCCGGGGAGGCCCAGCGGCCGGGACGGGCGCAGGGCTGACGCCCGTCGCCCGTGTCCGGGGGCTGAGCCGGGCAGCGGTGCCCCGGCAGTTGCCCTCATGCGATGACGGTCACCACAGAGTGAACCTACTGATAGTGACGGTGCGGCGTCCATGCCGGGGGTGTGATGGCCGAGCTTCGAACTCGCCTGACGAAGGGCCAGTTTCCGTGGAAGCTGGCCCTCCTGCCGTCATCAGGCGCAGGTGTGTGACTGCTCGCGGATTCCACGCATCGCGAGGCCCCAGTGGAGAAGCTGAAGTACCAGACACAAGAGGGCTATTTTCGGCCAATCTGCCAAGTTGTTGAGAACCTGCTCGTCCGTGCCGTGTGAGCTGCAACCCTGCTGGCTTGAAGGTTCGTTCGTGCGCGTCGCGCAGTGAAGCACTTGAGGGGAATCAAATATGTCCAGTCTGAAAGAGAAGCCTACGGCTGCGACTTTTGATGTTGAGGCCCTTGTGGCGGCCGCGTGGAATGGTGAGATCCGTGTCCCGCACTTCCAGAGAGGCTTTCGGTGGGCACGTGAGGATGTTCGGCGTCTCTTCGACAGCATCGTCAAGGGGTACCCGGTCGGCAGCCTCCTGCTGTGGGAGCGGCCTGCTGTCAAGCAGCAGGTGAGTCTGGGTGCCCTGCATTTCGATGCCCCTGCTACAGATGCGGCCCAGTGGGTCGTCGACGGGCAGCAGCGCATCACGGCTTTGGCTAACGCGCTCCACCCCTCAGGGCAGGCCGATCAGAAATTTGCCCTTTCGTACAATCTCAAGAACGGTAAGTTCATCTCGTCGCCGCCATCTGCTGATCCGATGGTCATCCCGCTCCCTATCGTCTTTGACCTTCAGCAGATCTTGAAGTGGTTCGCCAAGTATCCCGAAATTGCGGAACACCTCGATGACGCGACGAACGTGACCAAGCGGCTGCGTCAGTTCCCTATCCCTGCATACGTTGTCAAGCAAGGAAGTCCGGACGCCCTTCAGGAAATCTTCGACCGGATGAACAATTATGGGAAGAGGCTCAAGCGCGCCGAGGTGTTCTCGGCGCTCTATGCCGGTGAAGAGTCCAAGCAGGACGAGACCCTCACCATCGAGAGAATCGGTCAGGGGATCAACGTCGAGAGGCAGTTCGGCACCATCGATGACGACACTATTCTGAGGGCCATTCTGGCGAGGCGTGGTCCTGATGTGACGCGCGATATCCATCACGAGTTCGACGATGGGAAGGAGGGGCGGGATGCCGCCTTCAAGGCAGGGGAGGAGGCATTGCTTCGGGCCGTCAAATTCGTGCAGGAGGAGGCTGGCGTTCCTCACTTCCATCTCCTGCCCTACAGGTTTCTCCTGGTGGTGCTGACACGCTTCTTCGCTCACCATCCCGACCCGGGGCCTGGTGGGTTGGAGGTGCTTCGCAGGTGGTTCTGGCGGGCCGCGGTGGTCGGTCCCTATATCTTCCGTGGTAGCGCCACCGGTGCAATGAAGGCACAAACCTACAAGATTTTGCCCCACTCGACGGAGGAGTCCCTTCGCGGCCTGATCGACGTCGTGGAGCGGTCTGAGCACGCTATGCCGAATGCCGCTCGCCTGCGAACCAACGAGGGGGCCGGAAAGATCATCCTCTGCTCCCTCTGGGCTCTCGGTCCGCGTGACTTCCTGACCGGAGACACTATTGAGCAGCCACGTCTTGCTCGTGTAATTGGAGAATCCAA is a genomic window of Streptomyces sp. SID8374 containing:
- a CDS encoding TetR family transcriptional regulator, whose protein sequence is MTAHTSPATAARRGRRPGTNTTRQAVLDAARARFATDGFTATTIRRVAADAGVDASLVMQFFRSKNELFAAVMSIPTDALTRFSAAFEGTDDDLGERVVRAFIDIWEGDARSSEPLMAMLRGSIVNDQANEQLREFLQERLLVDAIASRDVGDATLRAGLVSSMLVGLMVGRGIVGVPTLTGAERETLVALVGPAVQSVLVPQAAGAAATAG
- a CDS encoding SPFH domain-containing protein, translated to MDPVVIPILVAAIVVVFLVSATVRIVPQARRYNIERFGRYRRTLQPGLNFVLPVADRVNTKLDVREQVYSSDPKPVITEDNLVVNIDTVLYYQITDPRAAAYEVADYLQAIDQLTVTTLRNVIGSMDLEGTLTSREEINARLRAVLDDATGKWGIRVNRVEIKAIDPPNTIKEAMEKQMRAERDKRAAILHAEGERQAKILTAEGTKQKDILEAQGTQQAMILRADGESKAVELVFQSVHRNNADAKVLAYKYLETLPHLAQSDNNTFWVIPGELTEAVRAVTSAFGDRSEMGSPVSAEREREEAADDATPDEAGAPEIEADPTLALDAATAADEVAKQAAAAVSDAKAEAEAAGEAQRPGRAQG
- a CDS encoding CocE/NonD family hydrolase yields the protein MSDDQRVYTPSQPLEPGPRYGILSGFEPGTRTLEAGFRIAPPFRALPVDIVLEKDVSVTLRDGVTIHVDVFRPAGAERVPVIVAWSPYGKGQGTSASVMGIFGMVGLDNGVVSGLAKFEGPDPAYWCAHGYAICNPDIRGVVDSEGDSVVWDRQEGRDCYDLVEWLAGQEWCTGKVAMSGTSYLAVSQWFTAAEQPPHLAAVNPWEGVSDVYRDLVMRGGMPDTGFAEQLQNNSFWGKGRREDILAEAERYPLVNELWENKIPQFEKITVPAYVVASYSNTLHTAGTFRAWRRMASEQKWLRVHNSQEWPDYYDADNTEDLRRFFDHFLKGEENGWEQTPRVRYSLLDLQGGDQVNVPADRFPPADVTSARFYLDGRSRTLATAAPTAGATAGYVVGSNPDAVSFVTRFDQETVLVGYPKAHLWVEAEGSDDMDLFLLVQKLDAHGTPLQQFTVPNQGAMIQDVTERGASILRYKGADGRLRVSMRHLDKALSTEDVPAHSFDRVEKLFHGEVVEVEIDLLPLGLAFHPGEQLRLVISGRSLLGTMMPGNREYVPANSGRHVIHTGGDHASYLQLPVRTA
- a CDS encoding DUF262 domain-containing protein, with protein sequence MSSLKEKPTAATFDVEALVAAAWNGEIRVPHFQRGFRWAREDVRRLFDSIVKGYPVGSLLLWERPAVKQQVSLGALHFDAPATDAAQWVVDGQQRITALANALHPSGQADQKFALSYNLKNGKFISSPPSADPMVIPLPIVFDLQQILKWFAKYPEIAEHLDDATNVTKRLRQFPIPAYVVKQGSPDALQEIFDRMNNYGKRLKRAEVFSALYAGEESKQDETLTIERIGQGINVERQFGTIDDDTILRAILARRGPDVTRDIHHEFDDGKEGRDAAFKAGEEALLRAVKFVQEEAGVPHFHLLPYRFLLVVLTRFFAHHPDPGPGGLEVLRRWFWRAAVVGPYIFRGSATGAMKAQTYKILPHSTEESLRGLIDVVERSEHAMPNAARLRTNEGAGKIILCSLWALGPRDFLTGDTIEQPRLARVIGESNTAAPAISYIVNPRNVGSSQRLSASNRLILSSAAHPANEIDSLIANQPIHLDDAEWESVLASHAVNRGVAQLLASGNVVEFLRHREQTVQQNLQDFLSEMCGWKFDSVEPLLDQLTAEAGSTVES
- a CDS encoding NfeD family protein, producing the protein MPWFAWLLAAAALGAAEFFTLTLVFGLLAGAALVAAVVAGVGIGLLGQLVALALAAVAGLVLVRPVALRALDRGPVTHEGSDALIGKRAEVMQEVTATHGLVKVSGEEWSARALDESHVIPVGALVDVMEIEGATAVVYPRELLP